A portion of the Eulemur rufifrons isolate Redbay chromosome 30, OSU_ERuf_1, whole genome shotgun sequence genome contains these proteins:
- the C1GALT1C1 gene encoding C1GALT1-specific chaperone 1, producing MLSESSLFLKGVMLGSIFCALITMLGHIRIGHGNRMHHHEHHHLQAPDKEDILKISEDERMELSKSFRVYCIILVKPKDVSLWAAVKETWTKHCDKAEFFSSENVKVFESVNMETNDMWLMMRKAYKYAFDKYRDQYNWFFLARPTTFAIIENLKYFLLKKDPSQPFYLGHTIKSGDLEYVGVEGGIVLSIESMKRLNSLLNIPEKCPEQGGMIWKISEDKQLAVCLKYAGVFAKNAEDAVGKDVFNTKSVGLFIKEAMTNHPNQVVEGCCSDMAVTFNGLTPNQMHVMMYGVYRLRAFGHLFNDALVFLPPNGSDND from the coding sequence ATGCTTTCTGAAAGCAGCTTATTTTTGAAGGGTGTGATGCTTGGAAGCATTTTCTGTGCTTTGATCACTATGCTAGGACACATTAGGATTGGTCATGGAAATAGAATGCACCACCATGAGCATCACCACCTACAAGCTCCTGACAAAGAAGATATCTTGAAAATTTCAGAGGATGAACGCATGGAGCTCAGTAAGAGCTTTCGAGTATACTGTATTATCCTTGTAAAACCCAAAGATGTGAGTCTTTGGGCTGCAGTAAAGGAGACTTGGACCAAACACTGTGACAAAGCAGAGTTCTTCAGTTCTGAAAATGTCAAAGTATTTGAGTCAGTTAATATGGAAACAAACGACATGTGGTTAATGATGAGAAAAGCTTACAAATATGCCTTTGATAAGTATAGAGACCAGTACAACTGGTTCTTCCTTGCACGCCCCACTACATTTGCCATTATTGAAAACCTaaagtattttttgttaaaaaaggaTCCATCACAGCCTTTCTATCTAGGCCACACTATAAAATCTGGAGACCTTGAATATGTGGGTGTGGAAGGAGGAATTGTCTTAAGTATAGAATCAATGAAAAGACTTAACAGCCTTCTCAATATCCCTGAAAAGTGTCCTGAACAGGGAGGGATGATTTGGAAGATATCTGAAGATAAACAGCTAGCAGTTTGCCTGAAGTATGCTGGAGTATTTGCAAAAAATGCAGAAGATGCTGTTGGAAAAGATGTATTTAATACCAAATCTGTTGGCCTTTTTATTAAAGAGGCAATGACTAATCACCCCAACCAGGTAGTAGAAGGATGTTGTTCAGATATGGCTGTTACTTTTAATGGACTGACTCCTAATCAGATGCATGTGATGATGTATGGGGTATACCGTCTTAGGGCATTTGGGCATCTTTTCAATGATGCATTGGTTTTCTTACCTCCAAATGGTTCTGACAATGACTGA